DNA sequence from the Candidatus Cloacimonadota bacterium genome:
ACGATATTTTCCGGTGTTCCTTTTTTAATCATCTCGATCAGAATCTTTTCATTCTGAGAAACAGATTTCGAATCATTTTCTTCATTGCTGACAGATTGCAGAGTTTTATAAAGGGTCAGTTCATTATCGATCACGCGGATGACTTCCTGTTCTATGCGATAAGCCGTTTTGGAATTGATGTTTAATGATTTGGCAGAAGATTTAAGTTCGATGCGCTCTGTATCGTCGATTTCATTATTATGAAGATATTTATTCTTAACTGTTACAGCGTATTTTAAATAATTCTTATATTTTGGATTGGTAAGTTCTTCCACTAAAATATCCAGAAGTTTTGTGTAGGGTTTCACTCCTCTTCGATCATATTTTTCTTTGTTTATATTCAAATACTTTTGAATTACGAGATCAACTTTTTCTTTAGTTTCAAAGAGATTACCAAATTCGATTTCAGCAAATATTTTTTCGTAGGCGTAGCTTTGATTTTCATCCTTGTTTTTGGACCATAACTCTTCCTCAGAAAAAATCTTGTCCTTATCTTCAACAGGAATTTCATAATACCTGGAATAAAACAAATATTCCAATAATTGCGGGATGATCTTCCTGGCGTCTGAAATGATCTTTTTCCAATCTTCTTCTTTTTTAGCCACATGATCGAAATTGTGAATGATCGAAGAATGAATAAGATAAGATGACAAAGGAATTCCCAGTGAATCAGGTGTTTCATTCTGCAGTTCAAGTTCTTCGATTATGATCTCGAATACATCCAGAAGATCGGATGCATTATCGTCATCTGGTTTATCATATCCTGGTCGAGAATGAGCGAAATCATTTCTGATTCTATTGGCAGTATCCAAAGCAGATTTGATATTGGCTTTGAGCCAAATATGTTTTTCCTCGGAGAAATATTTGCATAACTGAATGTAATATCCGATTGAAACACCTGTGGTTGGTCTGGCTATAAAATCTAAAAAGCGATTTCCCTTTTCTGTTTGGAATTTCTTTTCAAATGCCAGGAAAAGCTGCTTCTGTTTTAAGGATGTAAGAGTGGAAGGAAATTTCCTGAAAATATGGGCAACTAAACTCTCGATGATTTTTCCACCTTCCCTTACAACACCATCATAATCCTTCTTATCGTATTTCTTTTCCAGATCACTATATTTTTCTTCAAAAGTTTCAAACATAATATTTTCTCCGCTCAAATCTATTCATAAATTGAAATTTTACTTCAGTAGAATGTTGTCAAACAATTTGAAAAATTCTTGTATCATCCAAAAAATAATCATTTCAGTAATCAACAAAGGAAAACTGTATTTTTTTTTCAAACCCATGCATTTTAACCCGTGAAATCAATTTAATTTCACTGGGTTATTCGTGGAAAAAACGTGCAAAGGGAATAGTCGATTTTTTAAAAAATTTTTCTTTTTTTTCAGAAAAAAAAGAACACCGGCCCGAAAAAATCGAGCCGGTAAAGAAATTTATTTTTCCTCAAAATCCTGGAATGTTTTCATAAACCGTTTTGCCCAGCCTTCGTGTTGAATGAACAGGGTTTCGGTGTCATTATTCAGCTGCATCACATATTTGGATTCATCATCTTTTGCCAGGCGCAGATAAACAGAATTACCATCCAGCTGCACAACACCTATTTCCAGATCCGGTTTGGCAAGAGCAGCTTCATACTTTTCAAATTCATTGTCTTTGAACTGAGTAGAAGTAACTCTTTTCAGAGCTGTAACAATCGATCTGACAGTGGAATTATCTTCTTTCAAGGTCGCCGTGTTATCGCCATCGGCATAGAACCAGGCTGTATCTTGTTTGGAAAGTTCATAACCAGAATCATCATACAAAACAGAGATCTTTTCGATAGATTCTTCTTCGATGGTGGTCACGGTTTTTTCTCGCCAGTTTTGTGTATCAGCTTTCAGAAGATAATGAACCGATTGATCCAGCAGGAAAACTTCGTTGCTGTTCTCTTTTCTGGCAGGAGTTTTAGATTGCCCTTTCATTTTACCAAAATATGTTGCATCAAGCACTTTGTCGTTTACATCAAAAAAAGTTAGAAAAACCGCAACAGAATCCTGTAACTCGTAATTTGGAAGTGACTGCTGCGAATCGGATAGCGGCAGGCTGGAAGTTTTAGCATTCAATACTTTATCGAAGACATTTTCTACTTTTGCTTGATCTGCTTTATATTGGATCGGATCAGTGATTTCCCAACTTCCGTTTACGTTTTGTAAAGTAATTGTACCGTTGGCATCGGTAACGGAAAACTTGGCAATTTTCACAGAGTCCACATCAAAGAAATCGATAATTTTTTCTGTCTTGTTATTCATTTTGGTTATCAGGAAAAGAACAACCAAAACAGCTAAAATTATCAGGTATATTTTATTGTTCTTATTCATAAAGCTCTCCTAAATATTTTCTTCTTTGCAGTTCTTTTTGATAACGCAGAATTCCAACTAAAATGAGTAGAATTGACGGAAGTAGAATATTGATCCAGCGAATGAATTTCTTTGCACCACTGCTGATCTCTTTGAGAGGTTTGTATTCCACTTCTCTGCTTCGGATTTCTATCAGAGTACTTTCTGAAGCCAGATAATCAACCGCATTTAGTGCAAATTCAGAATTTCCTTTCATGCCGGCGCCGCCGCTGTCTTTGATGAATTCTGAATCGGGAATTACGATTATTTCCGCATCAGTTGTTGCAGGAATTGCATCTGGATAATCTTCGCTACCGGCAAAATAGCTTATGAAGTTTCCTGTAAAGATTCCACCAATATTGAATGGACCTTCATTGTACATTCCTGTGATGTCTTTATTCATGAACTTCTGCACACCAATATCGAGCTGTGGGAAACTTACAAGACCGCTTTTTGCTGATGAATAAAGAAGAGGTTCATAATTGAGAGTGCTAACTGTGTCGATCTCAGATACAAAAACCATCTGCATCTGTTCCACATTCTTCACCATCATGTTTTCTTTGTTCACGTTATTCACAAGCGGCAGGAAGGGATAACTTACCGGAGTATTCATGCGGAAAAAGCCACGCTGCTGCTGAATATTGATCTGACCGCATTCAGTGTCTGCCACCAGGTTCGTTTTGATCTTGATGCCATAATGTTCCAGAAGGTTGAACAGGTTAGATCGAAGAGGTTCTGCAGTCTGAGTTTGCAGATCGGCAGTAATTCTATCCTGGAACATCACGATCTTTCCACCGTTCATAATGTATTGATCCAGGTTGTAAAGCTGCTCATTGGCAAGTGAATCTTCCACACCTGTAAAAATCAGTGCTTCCACATCCAGAAGTGGTTCATCCAGATCGGTCTGACTCAATTCGTAATTATCGGAAATCATTTGTCTTATCGAAGTGTAATCACCCTGCATTTGTTGTTGCTGTTGCTGCGGATAGCCCTGCATTTGCTGAGGTTGCTCGGGTTGAACCGGAAAGAGTGCGATTTTCTTCAAGCCGGCAGAAGTGATCTTCTTGATAGTTTTAGTAATATCATATTCCAATCCGCGCGTATCCTGGATAAGTGGAATAGATTCTTTCTTGCCCTGATGATGGAAAACAAGTCCCATATAAACTTCGCGTACTTCAAATTTATCGTTTTCGATAACTCGCATGGAAGCAGGGAAAATTCCATTTTGCTGCGCTTCCTGCTTTAGTTCATCTTCACTGGCAGGATCGATGAATTCATAGCGAAGCTTTCCTTTGGAATAAGCCTGATAGTCTGCCAGTTTATCTTGCACAAGTCTGCGGGTATCGGCATATTCACCGGGAAGGTTTTGGGAAAAATAGGCTTTTACAACCAGGCGGTCTTCCAGGTTTCTTACAGATTCCTTACTGGATTTTGCCAGAGCGTAGATCTTGCCTTTGGTAAAATCGATGCGAGTGAACATGGAAATGGAAACCAGGTTCAAAAAGATGATGATCGCTACAAAAATT
Encoded proteins:
- a CDS encoding J domain-containing protein; translation: MFETFEEKYSDLEKKYDKKDYDGVVREGGKIIESLVAHIFRKFPSTLTSLKQKQLFLAFEKKFQTEKGNRFLDFIARPTTGVSIGYYIQLCKYFSEEKHIWLKANIKSALDTANRIRNDFAHSRPGYDKPDDDNASDLLDVFEIIIEELELQNETPDSLGIPLSSYLIHSSIIHNFDHVAKKEEDWKKIISDARKIIPQLLEYLFYSRYYEIPVEDKDKIFSEEELWSKNKDENQSYAYEKIFAEIEFGNLFETKEKVDLVIQKYLNINKEKYDRRGVKPYTKLLDILVEELTNPKYKNYLKYAVTVKNKYLHNNEIDDTERIELKSSAKSLNINSKTAYRIEQEVIRVIDNELTLYKTLQSVSNEENDSKSVSQNEKILIEMIKKGTPENIVIDMAESLNFEGDIYYLLSKFGHKKESPKKKLKEKSTNKDKIETNENAKEKVKSSTETNENFEELLKNGFGGIFGAKDTQSEKGTDLQIKVPLTLEEIATGVTKKIQYKKLEKCSVCDGKGTKNFEKSKTCSECNGTGKTTKKTNSLFGDIKTEVECENCAGFGFENVEKCSPCRGEGRMEKESIASVNFPSGVSDGQMLKVAGSGNAGRRGKDAGDLLCEVEEIKHQHFIREGENLFYDLKLSESEAEKGADVTVPILNGKIKMKIPAGVKTGKMLRVTGRGLPKLNSRERGDLFVKITLV
- a CDS encoding DUF4340 domain-containing protein — encoded protein: MNKNNKIYLIILAVLVVLFLITKMNNKTEKIIDFFDVDSVKIAKFSVTDANGTITLQNVNGSWEITDPIQYKADQAKVENVFDKVLNAKTSSLPLSDSQQSLPNYELQDSVAVFLTFFDVNDKVLDATYFGKMKGQSKTPARKENSNEVFLLDQSVHYLLKADTQNWREKTVTTIEEESIEKISVLYDDSGYELSKQDTAWFYADGDNTATLKEDNSTVRSIVTALKRVTSTQFKDNEFEKYEAALAKPDLEIGVVQLDGNSVYLRLAKDDESKYVMQLNNDTETLFIQHEGWAKRFMKTFQDFEEK
- a CDS encoding Gldg family protein, yielding MKKNIWTNTIIFVAIIIFLNLVSISMFTRIDFTKGKIYALAKSSKESVRNLEDRLVVKAYFSQNLPGEYADTRRLVQDKLADYQAYSKGKLRYEFIDPASEDELKQEAQQNGIFPASMRVIENDKFEVREVYMGLVFHHQGKKESIPLIQDTRGLEYDITKTIKKITSAGLKKIALFPVQPEQPQQMQGYPQQQQQQMQGDYTSIRQMISDNYELSQTDLDEPLLDVEALIFTGVEDSLANEQLYNLDQYIMNGGKIVMFQDRITADLQTQTAEPLRSNLFNLLEHYGIKIKTNLVADTECGQINIQQQRGFFRMNTPVSYPFLPLVNNVNKENMMVKNVEQMQMVFVSEIDTVSTLNYEPLLYSSAKSGLVSFPQLDIGVQKFMNKDITGMYNEGPFNIGGIFTGNFISYFAGSEDYPDAIPATTDAEIIVIPDSEFIKDSGGAGMKGNSEFALNAVDYLASESTLIEIRSREVEYKPLKEISSGAKKFIRWINILLPSILLILVGILRYQKELQRRKYLGELYE